The region tctccaacagccgctcaACGCACGGCGCGCTAAAAACTGGCTTGCGGCGCGCCCATCGTCAGGTTTGGCGCTGTacgcagcgctggctccagcaggcgcGCTAAAATGCAGCACGCACGCGTAGCTCCAGCAGACGTGCTAAAATGCAGCACGTGTGCtctcgcacaaacaacatatgcGCTCCAAACACAAGCTAGAAgatcaaacacaaacaaaataGATCAATAATAAGTAGTTCAATttattattacaactcaaacaaatagtatCTTTTATCaaatacaacaaatagttcaacaatacaacatcaaacgcacaaatcatgatgctctttggcGGCCATTCCAAgcccaccactcctcaatgagatccttctgaagatcattaTGCGCTGCCGGACGTCGAAtgacatgataggaggcaacaaaacgggccacTCTTTTAGCCCTCcatcgcactcgcacgggatgtcccaagagatcatagtgagagtagtctacatcttgaccacgctcattctcgatgatcatgttgtgcatgatcacacaagcgtgcataaTGTATCAAAACATTTTTTGATCCCAAAAATCTagcggtcctctcacaatagcaaattgggcttgcaaaatcccaaaagctctctccacgtcttttctagccgccgcctgagcattgtggaaatcaagatatttcttaccttccggtttttcaacggcttcacaaatatttgccactttgggtagatgccatccgcaagatagtagccatagttgtatgtacgaccattagctacaaactgcaccggtggcagttcaccatttgcaatcttactcatcagtggtgaccggttgacaatgTTGatatcattcaaagatccaggcatttaaaaaaaagcatgccaaatccaagtctcttgatcggccaccgcttcaaggattatagtggaaccctttttttgtcCGTGAAAttggccatgccatgcctttggacaattcttccaactccaatgcatgcaatctattgagccaagcatacctgggaacccgtgagctttgttcatctccaatagccttgcgacgtcttcagcattgggagatctcaagtactctgggccaaacacttgcacaattccgactgcgaagcgcttgacacacatgttggcttggctctcacccatggccaagtgatcatcaactagatcagcgggGATACCGTATGCCAAGATACGCAAAGCGGCtatcaccttctgaaaggtgctatgcccaagctctccggcggcattcctcctctACTGAAAAAAACGGTCATGCCTCGCTAGTTTCTCTGTAgtgcgcctgaacaactcggtgctcatcctaaacctgcGACGAAAGTATGACTCGGGGCATGTGGGATTCTCCACaaaatagtgcctcatcaatctgttgtgggcatcgatcctatccctccaaattttctgtCGACCCATAActgaaccaccgtgcttcggttttttattgatgtgcatagctaggatcattgcaagatcctcctcctcttcgatatcaaattcttcttcggaagaatcatatgatgaactcatctacaatgttcaaaacTAGGCTATAAAAAACTACACAACATGCACCAAATTTCATGTAAAAATGTGAAGTtggaagcaatacataccttgcgggttttttgtcgaacaccttgcgggcgccaaGCGGCAGTGGGCGGCCGGGCGCTGTTCGTCGGAGGACTGCTGCGCGCGACGGGCGGCGCTGACTAGAGGGAGACGGAGAAAGCCACGACCGCGCAGGAAGAGGCTggggaagcgccggaacggtcgCCGGAAGAAATGGGGtagcacgggcggcggcggcggcggcagtggctGGATGGGTAGGTAGAGTTGCGAGCGAGCGCTCGAGAGTCCAGCGTGCGGGAGCGGACACAACAAATAAACGGCACGCCATGACGTTTTCGCCCGCACGCTGAATTAGATATGCCGCGCGCGGTTTTCGCGTGTCCGCTGGAGCGCCCGGAGCAATAGCGCGCACTAAaaacactactccctccgtctaggtgagtaagtcatcttaggttgtgcatcgtgaccaagaaggaggggaaaacgagaaaacttaatgtttatttgctaattaatagccttgcatgcaatgaactaaccactacatgttgtgtttggtagtctcaagtcattaaaaacatgcacaccccacatctttTATTggctgatatgtcaagaaacaaaaaacaaggtaaaagttaatgcaccgcgcctaagtgttttggaattatttagttttcgtaagatgacttacacacctaaacggagggagtacttttttaaCGCGACGTTTATATagtgcggctattgaaaatgctctGAGGTTATTATCACCGGACAAACAATGGATAAGCATAGTAGTCCTCGAGATTGGCTTGGCGAGAAAGTGCCATGCTTGATGTCGTTAAGCAGGTACATACTGCTACTGCCTCCCAAATGAAACGTCAGATGTCAAACCGATTCTGAACGAGTATTGAATTATACTGCTAGTCAGAAAATAAAAATGAATAGTAGAGtcccgtcaagaaagaagcgaagaAAATTCCAAATGGGGCGAGATTCTCTTTCACCCACACGCACCCGCCACATACATACAGTACTTAGTAGTACTCTCACCTTCTaaaattagtataaagttgagtcacttatttcagAATTAaaggaataatatataatattttctccattccaaaatagatgtctcaagcttagtactccctccgtttttaaatgtaagtctttgtagagattccactggatggactacatacgaagcaaaatgaatgaatccacacttaaaatacatctatatacatccgtatatagttcATAGTAGAGTCTCTACAAAgatttacatttaggaacggagggagtataactttATACtgaaattagtacaaagttgagacacttattttgaaacggagcGAGTAATAGCAGCACAAACAAAAGGCACATGCGCAAACCATCAGAGGTCTTGGCGTCTCGATCAGTTCGGTTCGGAAGCTTTGCTACTCCCTCGCCTATTGCTTGCTCAGTTTATGGAGCGACCTGGCCTGGCGGACGAGTGGCCACGAGATAGGCCTCTTTCCGGAGCGGCGAGCCGGCGAGCAAGCTTCTGGTTCTGACTTCTGACCGACGACCTGAAGCCTGGAGCGGAGCGGAGCACGCTTCGGATTCAGACACGAGCGATCATCATCCCCGCAACATAGCGCGAAAGATATATCCTACATTATCCGCTCAGCCAGTCGTACGAGAAAAATCTTGCTGCCTGGTCGTTGGTGGTGGCGCCGATGGGCGGCCTCATAGTCCCTGATGTTAACCTAAGCTTTACCTTTTCTTTTAGGGAAGTTAACCTAGGCTTATGTTTCCCTTCTTCGCTTTCATCCGGCTAAACTTGTTTTCACTTCATTTAAAAGTCGAGGATTGGACCGGTTCGGATGAGGCGCAGCGAGAGGAGTAACAAGGAAGAGAGTAAAATGCACCGAACCATCATTTTAGTGTCATAACTCTCGGAAAATCACCGCTTTACAAAACATGACACTTTACACGGCAACGAATTTTCGACAGTGACAAAAAACACTAAACTGTAAAATGAGCCCGTTTTGACGTGGCCAATCGCGCGCTGGCCCGCATCGGTGACGATGCCGCGCTAACGGCCGTATCGACCGAGCTGGTCGGCATGTTCCCTAAAGATAAACAGTGTTGTTCCCATCCTCTcctctcactcactcactctctcgcACCACTCTGCCTCGCTCCCCTCTGCGCCGCCACAATGGCCTCTTGGAGAGATCTGGAAGACAACAATTTCAGTTCACCAATTTAGGGATTGGGCCGACCGGCTTGGTCGGCACGGCCGTTAGCGACCATTAGCGCGGCGCCGTCACCGCTGTCGGCTAGCGCGCGATTGGCCACATCAAAACAGGCTCATTTTTCAGTTCAGTGTGTTGTTGCCGTTGTCACAATTTTGTTGTGCTGCAAAGTGTCATGTTTTGTAAAGTGGTTGCTTTACTAGAGTTATGACGCTAAAATGGTGGTTTTATGCATTTGACTCAACAAGGAAATCGTTGGATTTGTATTTTAGTCCAGCGGTCCGGGTAAAAGCAATCAAAATTTTAAACAAGCCCGATCTACAGGTGATCCCAATTTCTTTTGAGATAAGTAATTCGTAAAGGAGGTGATGTAAATAAACAACTCAAGTCCAAAACATCCCGTAAAACTGGGAACTCATTCAAGATGAACTTGGATGGATCCAAATCACAGCAAAGGAGGAGGGCGTGTTTTTGCTACGGGCAACAATTACCGACGATGCCTTCAGTCAAAAACCCCGGCAAATTGTCGGTTTGTACTCTGACAGCCCGCtccgacgtactccctccgtcccaaaataagtgtctcaactttgtactaactctaaTACAAATTTGTACCAAGCTcaggacacttattttgggacggagggagtactacaaatTACTGTTTCTTTCTAATTCATCAACAAGATTAAAATGCATGCCACTGTTCTGGGAAGATCAGGCTCATATTCAAAGTGTACATCTCTCTCAACATCAAGCCACATGGATAGTAGCcagtcatctctctctctctctctacatcaGTCGAGTAGTGAAAAATCAGCAAAATCAACGCGCTCTTTCTCTTAGTCTCTTTCACACACAGAGCAGACGCTGGCACGCCACTTTAACCGCCAAAGATAGATCCCTCCTGGGAGACCTATTCTATTTAATTTTACTATTCTTTTTTGTTTCGCGGGGACACATTTAATACCTATTCGAATAGGAATaatgttgtactccctctgtaaactaatataagagcgtttagatcactagtttagtgatctaaacgctcttatattagtttacggagggagtactaataaaaaagtgccctCTCTGCCAGTACCACTAGTATATGTATATGATCTTGGAGTAGTATTACAAGCAAAAATCTTGCGATGAGGTAAAAAGTTTATCTGTAGTACTGTAAACAAATGGAGGACGTTTTTGCTGTAATGCCCTACATTTGATTACAAGGGGAGTACGTAATTCACTACGAATACTACTAGTAACAATTTGAAGTAGGCGATTCAAATGACCAGTGCAAACATTCCATACTATTGAGAATTTGCTGAGGAGGCGTTTCTATACCAATCAAACCTTTGTAGACCTCGGTTTTGCAGGAGGAGATTTTCATTCAGCTGTCGCTACCGTCGTCAAATTCCAGCCAAAAATTAAGAGCACCCACCCACTTCCCCCTTTGCAAAAACAGCCAAAGCAGTCGCAACTCGCAACCCGCCCACTTCCCCCTTCCCCCGGAACTTCTCCGACCCCCAGCAGAGCCAGCGGCGGCCATGCCTGAACTTGTGTACGCCAATCTGTCTTGCATTCCGAATCTCGATTGcgcctccgccccgccgccgcgccctttCTGCGCCTCCGCGGCGGCCTACCTTGCCCTCCACCTCGCCGCGCCTGTGGCCGTCGTCGTCGTCTGGTGGCTCTGGAGGAACCTCCTGCTTCTGCCTATGCCTCTGGAGGGGTTCGCGGGTGGTGGAGACGGCCGCCGCCTGCCGGAGCAGCAGCCGCCCCGCACCCACACCTTGGTGGACGCGAACGGTGTCGCagtcgccgccgcagccgcccgcggCTTCTTCGAAGAGGAAGAGACCACCCGTCCAATCCTCCTCCGTCGCAGGGCGCCCCACGCCGGCGCCGACGGGTACTTCCGATACCCGCAAATCCGCTACCTCGAAGCAGTTCCTCAAGCCCGCCTCATCGACCCCGAATCCATGGAGGAGATGACGCGGGGGCGGCGCCACGCCGTCGGCATGCTCAGGCAAGCCGCGATCCACTACGACGACCCCATCCGCAGGTGTTGCAGCACTCTACCAATTTCTCACccatctctttctttctttctttctttcttgtttcAGTCTGTACGATTTTTTTCCACGGAAATTTCATTCTGTACGATGTCTCTGTTAGAACACTCTGTCTGTCCCTGTTGCTCTGTCAAGTTCAGTTAGGAAACATTTTCGATTCTCTTCAAATTTTCATTGCGAGGGATAACAGTAATGTTGCTGATGCGTTGCTGTCTTCATTCACTGCTCTCTGAAGCGTTCAGCATATTAATTTTTCCAATGGAATTCAACGAACAGTGGGTTTCCATTTTAAGGTAGTACCAGTATACAGGTGTTTGTCCTGGCTAAAGATGCAGACAGCCAGTGGTTTAGCACAGATTTATAGCCACAAGTTGTTCCCAAGGTTCAGTTAACCGCTGGATTACACAAGTTCAATAAGCCATACTCATACAAGTTTGAAACACAAAGCTCAAGCTGAACTTATCCTTTGCAGCAGTGCGTTTCTGCTCTTCATTTTCTACACACACGCACTGTATGTTTGGCTGTAAACTGTTGTTCCGTTTATGAAATGGACAATGAGTTGCCTGATTCGAGGTTTTTTACTTGATTAACGTTAAACCGTTGAACCCAATGGCCAATGTTGTAGTCTGTAGTTCAAAATGTTGCATTCAGATGTTATATGGGTTTCATGCTGCATGCTTTGTTAGTCCATATCATGCCATATAATGGTCAATGTTGCAGTAAATCTGAGTACTAGCAAATGATGATAAAAAAAGCACTCGGAACCCCCATCTAGGCACTCCTTATTTTCGTACCAGCAACCCTTCTGCTTCTATGTTGGCATAGCTCCCTGGAGCACTCTTTAATTTTCAACTCCACAGAGGATGTACCCATGCCCCTGTCTATTATCGGATACTTTTATTTAACGACTATTTTCTCTGAAATGGGCAACATTTTCTCACTGCCTGGCACGGCTCTAGTAGGAGCAGTTTGGTATTTTCTTTTCTAGAATACAGTTTGGTGTTTTCTGTGTAGGCACTAGATTTTACTagaatgtactactccctccattcctaaatataagtctttgtagagattccattatggactacatatggagcagaatgagtaaatctacactctaaaatgcatctacatacatccgtatgtgctccatagcgaaatctctacaaagacttatatttaggaatgaggGAGTACGTGAATATGGTATTTTCCTCAGGATATTTTTTAAATGTGCAACAATTCTTGCCTCCAAGGGAATCACCGGAGCACTATCTGTGCAATGTGCTTCGATATGGTAGTTTCTCCAGACTTTTCTGCAATGTGCAATGTTTTAAAGTCTCTCTGTCTGTACGGCTGGACTATCAAGTCCTCCTCAGCACACACTTTCTCTGTTAGACCCAGTTACAGAACATTTCTAATACCACTTCCAAGTTTTGGATTCTTGTTTTTTTCCATAAAAAGAGAAACACATACACCACTTCCATGTTTCATGCTCGGCATACGCCTGCCATGTAGAGCATATTATGCCCTGATTTCCTGCCAATTGCTACACCACTTTTACATCTTAAATCTTGCAGTAATGGCATTTCTTGCACAATATATAATCCGCGTGGATACTATTGCGGGCACCTAAATTAGCGCACATATCTGGTTCATATAATCTTATAAAATACCAGACATCTGCAAGGAAGGAGAACTGTATGCTGGCAATATGGAATTTCTCCTCACATTTAAAACGATCGAGTTAATTGACTTGTTTCAGTAATTGACCAAGTAACTTCTGACTGAGTGACTACAACAAATTATACTCTTACCATTATGTTTAAAATCATGGGGATGGGGTTGCCTTTGTTTCAGTTATTTTTCCAGTAGTTTCTACCACAGTGAATTCTTCTGTTGGAACACATCTGCTATTATgtttggtgagagagagagagagagcctatGATTTTTTACAATTTCTGCGGGGCTTTCTGAAAGTTTGTACGCACTTTGCAGTAGATTCTGATGTTTTTGCAGTAGATTCTGATGTTTGAATCTTTTCCATGAAACAGATTGTCCAATGTCGAAGGAAACCCATCAGTTTTTCAGGGAGATCCTTGTGTGTTGGCCACAGAATCAACTGATATTGTTATCAAGCTAAAAATTGCTACTGCACTTGTCTGTTTAATATGGCGAGAACTGAATGGGAACAGTCAGCAATTATGTCAAGAAGTAAAAGAAGAGTGCTTTTCATTGGTTGCTGGGCAATCTGTGGAGAAGCTCCTTGAGCTAGCACGTTCATTCAGCGAGGCAAGCTGGTGCGCTTGCCATGTTAAGGAAGTGCTGACTATCGTTGACGCAATCGTTGATGTCCTGTACAATTTACAGGGCTTACCTTTGAACAGATCTGGTGAGATTGCTGTTATGGCGAGTAAGATGGTGGCTACTTTAAGTGGAGTACTTGATCAAGCTGCAAGTGGCATCGATAACAGTGAAGAATCTACCATTCATCCAGCAACTGTTGTTTTCAATCAAGTCCTGGAGTTTTTCGACAGCAACACAGATATGGTGCAGTTAATACTCGCCACTGGAGATTGCACCGTTGATCCTTACTCTCACGTGTTTGACTGCTGGGTATCGAAGCTGGAGGAAGATGCAAAAAAGATGTGCCAAGCTGAAAAGGACCGAGAATACATAATCCTCTTGAATAATGCATGTGATGTTTGGCAGATGATGCGCCGTCCAGGAGCACCGTTTTGGAATGTAGAACTGGTGAGCAGGCTCATTTGTATGATCCAGAGATACAGAAGGGGCTACTTTGAGGAATGTTGGGCTCCACTTGTACTGTCATTGACGAAGGAAGATTATCTGAAGAACCCGCGCCGTTCATCCTTGGCTGAATTTACTCAAGGAATTGTCAGTATCTGCGATCGCCAGATGACCTGGAAGGTTGTACCTAGTCTTAAGTACGAACTGCGAGACGAGATAAAGAATCTAGTGGTTACACCATACAAGGCCTTCCTGCATGCACTGGCACTGCAGGCAAATCGGAGAGGACTTTCATTGAAGCGATTGATGTCACGAAGGAGTCGTCAGAATGAGTATACTGCTGAGCAGTTGGAAAACAAGATTGGTGAGTTTTTTGAAAGCTGAAAAGACAGCTAAACTACAATACCTAGTTACTTTACCTGTATACTAGTATGTATCACCACCCTTGGGTTGGATGGGTGTTTTTGTGTGTATGCCCCATTAGGCGATAGCGGCACAGGAAGTCTGTTCTCTAACAGAGGCTCTGCTGAGTGTACACCACATTGCGTTGGAAGAGTTCACGAAGTGCACATAATATCTTGATTCTTCTTTGATGTATGCATATGTATGTTCAGTTATATAGAACTGTAACAGTACCCTACATTGAGTAAACATAAACTCACCACTTCTGTTTCAGCTTTCATAGCAGCACAGAAACTCACCAGTTGTGTTCAGTTTATGAGTGAGAAGTTAACATCTGACAATCCCCTTTCTCCCTCCCTCCtgatatgaatatgaatatgatagCGTCTTCAGGGTTAGTCTCAGTCAGTCAATCTCCTGATGAGCCGCACCTTCTACTGTGGCCTCCATTCGCTGCCGGGTCACTTGTTGTCCATGCAACTCATCACCAGAACTCTCGTACAGAAGAGAACCTGGCGCCTCAACTACGCCTCCTCTCAGCGTCAGGTCAATATTGGCAAActctatctttttttttttttgaggggttggCAAACTCTATTTGTTCTAGGCGGTGAGCACCATTTTGCCGGCCAATCGGCTCAAGGTTCCCAATATGGCCGGCCCACCGTTTGGGTTTCTCACTTTTAgttttttcgtggactattacccgtTTCTTTCGCTAATTTTTTCTGTTGCCTTTTATTTTCGTTTTCTGCTCCGTCTTTCTTTATGATTTTACTTTTTTGGTGAAGTTTTTGTTCCTATTTAAATTTTTGGGTGAATATTTGACCATGTTTAAAAAAAACATGATCACATATATTCATATGTGTACGGACAACCTTTTCAAATACATAAACTCTTTTCTATTAAATTATTACTTTTTCAAAAAATACATGAGCACATATTTTATATACATGAACATCTTTTATACATGAGTTGAACAATATATTTTCAAATGTCTGAATATTAATATTAAGGTACAAGAACTTTTTCTCAACATGATACATTTATTTTTCTGTTATTTAAACCACTTTTGACAATATTTTGACTTTAATACTTTTATAAAAATTACATATTATAAGGCTGTACCATGGCCAACCCATATAGAAGCCTTCAGGCGAGTGAGTGGCAGAACATTGCTTAGGGCCTATTTGGGACTGCTTTGCTTCACCAAAATCAGTTTCACTTCACCAAATCCACTTTGGAGCAGTTTTATATGGAAGTTCTAGCACTACCAAAGATAATGTTTGGCTTCCATCTAGCTCCAGTTTTAAGAATGGGAAATTTGGTGGAAAGGATCTATTTGATT is a window of Triticum dicoccoides isolate Atlit2015 ecotype Zavitan chromosome 2B, WEW_v2.0, whole genome shotgun sequence DNA encoding:
- the LOC119366871 gene encoding uncharacterized protein LOC119366871: MPELVYANLSCIPNLDCASAPPPRPFCASAAAYLALHLAAPVAVVVVWWLWRNLLLLPMPLEGFAGGGDGRRLPEQQPPRTHTLVDANGVAVAAAAARGFFEEEETTRPILLRRRAPHAGADGYFRYPQIRYLEAVPQARLIDPESMEEMTRGRRHAVGMLRQAAIHYDDPIRRLSNVEGNPSVFQGDPCVLATESTDIVIKLKIATALVCLIWRELNGNSQQLCQEVKEECFSLVAGQSVEKLLELARSFSEASWCACHVKEVLTIVDAIVDVLYNLQGLPLNRSGEIAVMASKMVATLSGVLDQAASGIDNSEESTIHPATVVFNQVLEFFDSNTDMVQLILATGDCTVDPYSHVFDCWVSKLEEDAKKMCQAEKDREYIILLNNACDVWQMMRRPGAPFWNVELVSRLICMIQRYRRGYFEECWAPLVLSLTKEDYLKNPRRSSLAEFTQGIVSICDRQMTWKVVPSLKYELRDEIKNLVVTPYKAFLHALALQANRRGLSLKRLMSRRSRQNEYTAEQLENKIGEFFES